Genomic DNA from Nitrospira sp.:
CCACCGCCGTGACAGCAAAGACCTCTGGAGAGCTCGGTCAGGCAGATTCGAACCAACAGGACCGGCGTGGCAGAAGACTTGCCCTCTCCTGCCGCCTGTTTTTCTTTGGCGATGATGACTTTGAGGGTGAAGCGAAGATTCTGGACGTCTCAACAAACGGGTGCAGCGCCGAATCATCGATCGACGTGACAGTTGGGATGCTGCTGAAACTGTCCTTGTTTCTTCCTGATTTTAAGTGGCCCCTCCGCGTTGATCAAGCCATCGTGCGTTGGATCGACGGGAAACAGTTTGGTCTGGAGTTCACCAGCATTCGCCTGGCCCAGCGAGAACGATTAAGAGGCTTGATCATGAAAGCCCGGCTGTAGCAG
This window encodes:
- a CDS encoding PilZ domain-containing protein, with amino-acid sequence MKRTTAVTAKTSGELGQADSNQQDRRGRRLALSCRLFFFGDDDFEGEAKILDVSTNGCSAESSIDVTVGMLLKLSLFLPDFKWPLRVDQAIVRWIDGKQFGLEFTSIRLAQRERLRGLIMKARL